cctgatattccattaTGTTAAGTTAAAGGTGTCTACCCTGAAGAGCTCATAGTCTAAAAACATTATAGGGTAGCTCTTGGAAAATGCACAGTCAAATTTTCTtggggggatggatagctcagtggtttgagcattggcctgctaaacccagcattgtgagttcaatctttgagggggccacttacaaatctggggcaaaaatcagtacttggtcctgctagtgaaggcatgtgtctggactcaatgacctttgaaggtcccttccagctctaggagataggtatatctccaattattattattaactccCCTGACTTGGTGGGCATTGCTTCTAGTTATTAACCAGCAAATAATTTAGTCCATTAAGGACCAATTCTTAGCCCTGCAAGTAGGTGCCTCATGAGAGGGTTACAAAATAGTGTTGGCTACATGAGAGCTGTCTCACTGGTTCAGGGTGGAAGGCTCAGATCAGAGATGTGTGTGAATCCATTAGCATTTGGTTTTCACAATTAAAAGCCTGTCTAGAGCATTTTCAATATAACTAGTACTTTGCTATCCCAGCTGCCACAGTTGGCCAATTACATAGTTTAAAAGACAGTAAAACATTTTTTGGTTCCATTTCACTTTCTCTTGTGTTTCTTTTCATGACCAGTGGAGGAAGACCTGGAAGACATACAGTGTAAGAAAGGTGAGAGTTTCTAATGACCACTAAATGTCACCTCATTCCATCCAGAGACCCAAACATGAAAACCCATTAGAGATAGACAAATTGTAAAAAAATACATCTGTGATTTACCACATTTGCTGTTCTCAAAGTATCCGCAAAGAGACTTGGATCTTTTAAAATGAAGGTGTTTCCTGTTAGCAATTGGCCAGCAAATCTTTCTCCTTCAGCTGATGGGTTCTCTTGCAAACTGTTTGATGTGAGTATTCCTGTGAGTATCTGATATTCTTTCGGGGTGAGTGCTCACCCAGTCACATAATGACTAGAAGCCCCTCTGACTCACAGAGAGATTTCAAAATGCTGAATAGGTACTTGCAGTACGAATCTTTGTGCACATTTCAgtttccatgagttttcaagatGTTTTGAGCCAATCCTCTGTTCAGGTTGAGCTGGTCTCACACAGAACACAGGGGGTTGGGCAGGTGGTTGTGACTTTTCCTCTTGCAAACAAACTTCATACAACCACACTGGCACATTGGAGTCTAAATAATTTGGTTTGTTAACTACAGAGAGCCTGAAAAGCCTAGATGGGTACCTACGCTGCTGCTGTGGTAGGTTTCCAAAGATAGAACACAGAGGAACCACAAACTATTGAAAGGGCTAGTACCCAATTCCCAAACACtacagtggggaggagaggagatgaTTCAAAGATTCTTTTCCAGTTATCTGATTCTGCAGTTGATCTGGCCCTTGGTGCAACATAAAGCAGCCTATgaatccctgctccaaggagagtTAATACAATCAATTTACATATTTCAATTCCTCTTTCAACCAGGAGCAAAGAACTGCAAGGAGCTTTTAGCTAGAGGAAAAACCATGAGCGGCTGGTACACCATCTACCCCCATGACTGTAACGCCATGACCGTGCTGTGTGACATGGACACAGATGGTGGAGGATGGATTGTAAGAACCGAGCATAATGAAGCTCATTGGACATTATTTATTGAACAACAAACAGTTTTCTATCCCCAAAATGGGAGGTGGCCCTTACCCAGTGGGTTGCAGCTAGTAGAAAAGCACGAGGACAGAAGCTCTGAAGCTGTTAGCTTGCCATGGTTAGCTGAAATAAAAAACAGACACTTCCTGAGCCCTTCTAATCCTCCATAATTTTTGGTTGTGGGGATAACTTGGTTGTGAACACAGTGGGTTTCATGGTGGGAACCTAGAGCTTTAGACTCTAAAAGACCTGGTCTGAGGGGACATTTGTCACTAGTCTGACACAGTTAACCAGATTTCCCTTCTCCTGGCTATTCTCTGTCTGGCTCTCAGAGCCTCCTCAATAGCTGCCCAGACTCTGGAACCAGAATTCCTTCTTCCTTCCACTTCTGTCACAGGTCTGGTGCCTCAGCTGCTCTATcgctcaggcagcccctgagtATGAGAGGTGAGAGTGTTCtagggagctgaggggtttgaaCTCTGTATGTACCTCACATTTAAACCTTCCAATTTATTATTCTGCTTCTTTATATCCCAGTAGTGCCTAAATTATGTGAtgaagatcagggtcccattgtgctgggtgctgaacACGCACCTTGAGAGACAGCCCTGTCCCTTACAGCTCACAGTCTCCATAGACAAGGCAGAGAAAGGGCCACACAGAAAGCAGAGGTGATGGACTTGCCGAAGTGGCAGAACTGggtatagaacccaggtctcctgattgcCAGACCAGGGCTGTAGTTTTCAGACCATGTGATCCTTTAATCTAATGCTGTTGCTGCTAAGATTTAATAAGATCCTGTGAGACAAGCCTCCATCTGCGATAGTCACCTGAGGCTAAAATAGATCTGACCCTGTTAAATCTCATCCAGTGATTTACAGTCTCAGAGTTTCTGGTCTCCTGCTCTAGTAGGATGGAAATCAATGTGGGATTTCCCAGCTAAGAACCTCCTGTTTCCCTGCAGGTGTTCCAGAGACGGGTGGATGGCTCTGTGGATTTTTACAATGACTGGAATTCATACAAAAGAGGTTTTGGCAGCCGGCTGTCAGAATTCTGGCTGGGGAACGACAATATCCATCTGTTATCATTCCTTGGTAAAGACATCACTGATGCATTCTTTTCCTTACAGCAACTTTCTCCACCAAGATTTGTTCCCACATTTTAACCATGGATACAGGGTATAAATTTGTACTATCGGTAGAGGTAACCCCTCTGCTCCAGACACCCCTTCCTGTTCCTTACATCCCAGTCCTGCCACACAAAGCTATTGAAACCAATAATGCTGTGGCAGCTGGGCTGGCTTCAGTCATGATTCATGGAGCAGCTTTTGGTCCTTTGGTGGTTCATCCACAGTACAGCAATAAGGGATGTTACAGCGTGGATGAGGTCATAGATTATGAACTACGAAGCATAACATGGAGCACGTTTTTAATAGGGAGGTTAGGTTGGTGGGCGGAAATTGAATTGATAAAGGTTGATATGAAGATATTGGCTTGATGCGAGAAtcagtgggtgagattctatgatGTGTGTAATGCAGGCAAtttaaactagatgatcataatggtcccaacATAATGAAGCCTGATTTGTGTTTAGAGTCTTCAGGGGCTTCTGCAATAAAAACAatcaataatagtaataaaaactaATGGAAGGTGCTGAACATTTTGCTTTCAAATTGTTTTCTAAAGGTTCCCAGGAGCTTCGCATCGATCTCAGAGATTTTGACAACAACTATGAATTTGCTCTCTTCTCGTCATTCAGAGTTGCAGGAGAGACTTCGAAATACATGTTGTTCATTGGATCCTTTGTTAATGGCACTGCAGGTAGATTCTCAGCTCATCCTTTACCCTTTGTGGCAGATAGAAAAGTAGAAATCAAAAGTGATGCAGAGTATTCTATGGCAGAAGCAAAAGGCAATGTAATCTGTGGAAGTGATGTTCCAGGAAACATCAGTTATTCTCCTGCTGAACTATTAAAGGAAAAACACAAGGTTTAGTGACAACAAAACATATAGTATAATATGGATATCCTGCCTAGTGGAAGTCTGAAAGCAGAATAATGAGCAGATGTAGGCACAGCTACTCCTGGTTGCTTTCCTAAGTTAGATCTTAAGGCCCCATAGAAATATCTGATTTAAACTAAGTGGGCACATCAGGATTGGTACAAGTCCTTGAGTGGTTACATATGCTCCATTTCATGCAAACTATGCATCCAGACCCCCGTATACCAGAGACAGAAATAGTTTGTGCCATGCAGAGTCTTCTACACATCACTGCCGGATTGCTTAGGCAGACCCACAAGGCAACTAGAGAGAAGGGCTTTTAACTAGGTTTAAAAGGGGCAGGGGACAAAAGCCAACAGCTAGGCATAACAAAGGGCCACCTtaacagagggccagattttttgggggcggggacATGTAGGgtcagaggaggaagaagagagtaACCAGTAGAGGCATATACTCAAAATCTCAGATACCGATACATAAATGAAGGCggatggggaataaacaggaagagcTGGAAGGATTAATACAATAGTAAATTTACTACTTAAATGGCATCACCGAAACTTGGTGGGATGAGTTTCATTACTGGACTATTGGTATAGTGGGGTACAGCTTGTTTAGGAGGGACAGGCAAGGTAAAATGGGAGGAGGTGATGAATTATATAGCCACAGTAAATACActtgttctctgctccaggaggAGGCGAGAGGCAGACCAACTGACAGTctctgggaaaagaaaaaaagcataatAAATAGACATGATCCCTTGATACAGGTGTACTATAGTAATGAGGGACTTTAACTACCTAGATATTTATTGgaacaataataaagaaaaacacaaaacttGTGATAAGCCCTTGGAATGTAATGGGGACACCATTttgtggaggaagtaaccagggggaccagccattttagacttaatTCTGATCAACAAGGAGGTATTGGGAGCAAATCTGAAGGAAGAAGacagtttgggtgaaagtgatcatgaaatcacagATTTCtttattctaaggaaaggaaggagtggaaACGTGGACAAACCGTTAAGGAGAAGTACAAAAGAGTAGCATACCCATATAGAGACAAAATCAAAAAGATTAAGGCAAAAAATAAGTTACACCTAAGAAGGAACAGAAAAATCCATAGGAAGGGGTTCTTTACACATATTAGCAGTAAGAGAAAGATGAAAGCAAGTGTAGTTCCTTACTTAACAGGAATGGAGAgcaataactgatgacatcaagaagactTGGGTGTTTCATGACTAGCGTGTTTCAATCTTCACTCAAAAGGTTACTGGTGATGACATACTCAACACACTATTAACAACAAGCCCAAATACTGAAGGGGGAAAGTTAAACAAAACTCATCCTAAGGGAATAAAATAGctagctgaaacaatctcagaaccattaatAATTATCtggagaactcctggaggatgagtgaggtcccagagcactggagaagggcaaacatagcacctatctttaaaaagggaaacaaatggGACCCGGGGAACTTtaggccagtcagcctaactttgatacctggaaaaatTCTCActcaaattattaaacaatcaagttGTAAACACCTAGAGGACAGTAGGATTAATTAGCAATATCCACCATGGAGTTCTCATGAAGAAATCTGTCAAACCAGCCTTAATTTCctctttgacagggttattgcCTTTAatggataaggggaaagcagtagacatgatatattttgattttagtaagacttttgaccaaatcccacatggcattctcaataagcaaactagggaaatgcagtttgGGTGCAATTACTATAAGTGTGggtacacaactggttgaaaaactgtgCTCAAAGAATAGTTGTCAATGGTAAGCTGGGAGCATGTATCtaatggggttctgcaggggcCCGTCCTGAGTCTGGTAGTagtcaatatttttcattaatgagTTGGATAATTGAGTGGAGCATATTGCTTATAAATCTCCAGCtggcaccaagctgggagggttcgTAAGCACTtaggaggacaggattaaaatgcaaaatgaccttggcaaattggagaactgatctGAATTTAGCAAGATGAAAtgcagtaaagacaaatgcaaagtggttCACTTAAGAAAGActaatcaaatgcacaacttcaGAATGGGAAATAATGGCTTggtggtagcactgctgaaaaagaactggggattagagtggatcacaaattgaagtatgagtcaacaatgtgatgtagttttacaaaaagctaatatcattctgggtgtGTTTACAAGACTGTGGCATGTAAGAACAGTAGATACTTGTCCTGGTCTACTCAGCGTGGGTGAGGCCTCACAAAGAGAACAGTGTCCAGTTccgggcaccacactttaggaatgatgtggacaaactgaggACAGTTcagaagagaacaagaaaatgataaaaggtttagaacacctgacctatgaggaaaaagttaaaaaactggtgggtgggggtagggggaacttggtaacagtcttcaaatatgttaagggctgttataaagagatatacctatctcatagaactggaagagaccttgaaaggtcactgagtccagtcctctgccttcactagcaggaccaagatgATTATGATcaatgttcactgaaggtaggacaagaagtgacCAGCTTATCTGTGATAAggagatctaggttagatattagaattaCATTCTCTATAATATAAGGgttgttaagctctggaataggcttctaacagaggttgtgaaatctgcatcactggaagttttaaagaacaggGTGGGCAAACAGCTGACAGGGACGCTCTAGATTTACTTGGTGCTGCCTCAGCCTAGAGGGTTGCACTTGATGACTGCtcaaaggtcccttccagatggacatttctatgattctgtgattctatgatcctgaATCCACAGCAGGCTCCGGGCTAAGCTTTTAGGTTAGGAGCACATTGGGCTCACGTTACACCATCACAATGATGGAAACTGATTTCAGGATGTCCAAGGACTGAGCACATTGTCGGCaatgagttactctggatttataggtgtaactgagatcagactaTAATTTATTGGCATCCTTTCATCTACGAGAGatggtgggaattgcagcctatgatatagatggtttgcaatgtctcatgtgactgaatagtccaatccaagatttgcatgatctttggtAATTTTTGCAAATGTATCTATCGttggttgggagctgcttgcttcctacgggctcttttctcttcaaggcTGTAGGAGCCAGCTTCTGTCATAGACTTTGAAACCCTGATGGAAAGGGTGGTGCCACTTGTTATGATCACTTGCCAGattcctcataggtcaggattAACTCCAATTCCTTCATATCTCATTTGCTTGTCTTTATCGCGAAACTTGAGACttcctgttgttcttgttccctctgatagctcCCCTTATAGCGTGTCCTTGGGTATGTGTCCGTCTTCCAACCCGTACTCAGATGGCCCAGCCAGTGCAGTCATCTTTGCTTGTCATACTTGGTAAATTTGCCCTTCGAAAAACCTCTGCATTGGTGACTTTCTCTTCCCATTTGGTGTTGAGTATGCAGCGTAAACAGCATTAAGTGGAAACTCTTTAACCTTTTCTCCCCTGATGAGTGTAAGGTGTCCGTGTTTCCCCACCATACATGAGAGTGCTGAGGAAGCAGGTTTGGTACATTAGCATTTTGGTCTTGATGATCAGCTGTGAGTTGTTCCATGCTCTTTTAGTTAGTCTGCTGAAGGTGGTGGCAGTCTTTCCAATGGAAACATTTCGTTCTTCATCCAGTGAGAGATTTGTGGTCACTGTAAAACCCAAATAGCTGAACTATTTGGATGACTTCTATATGGTTGGTATTTAAGGTGATTGAAAGATCTTGTGGATCCCCATCCTTATACAACCGTTTTCTTGATGCTGATGGTGAGAGCAAATTCCTGACAGGTACTTTAAAGGCAGTCCATGAGTTCTTAATAGATCTTCATTGTGGGCTCTGAGGGAAGCAACATCAGTGAATAGAAGTTCCCTGATTAGCACCTTTTGGCCTTTGTCTTAAGTCATGACAGGCTGAAGAGTTTCCTATCAGATCTTGTGAGGAGATACAGTCAGAATATGGCCTGTTGAAAAATGTTCCTCTCTGGAAATAGAACTGCAATCTCTCTCCTGACCCCAGGGAGATTTCTGCTGCCTGGTGAAGGGAGAAATTTAGTAACCCCACCTTAGAACCACTAGGCTGGGCTGTGGGAACtgaactgtaaaaatgtaaaaaataaacagtaagagattatctcactcaccttgtgtctgtAAAAACATGTAATAAATAAACCCAATTGTTTCTACAGGGGATTCCTTAACTGACCACAACGGCATGATGTTTTCAACCCACGACCAGGACAATGACGTGTCTGAGACTAACTGTGCTGCAGCCTATAAAGGGGCCTGGTGGTACCGGGAATGTCATATGTCCAACCTGAACGGATTATACCTGAAAGGACCCC
This genomic window from Chelonoidis abingdonii isolate Lonesome George chromosome 24, CheloAbing_2.0, whole genome shotgun sequence contains:
- the LOC116816172 gene encoding ficolin-1-like isoform X1, translated to MGRAAQKTLLSLLCLAAAVCQAWDTCPDVSLVGFNSTDKLSILQGCPGIPGATGPRGDPGNAGMRGQRGPRGIPGKVGLTGPKGDKGALGATGAPGTAGETQSCLTGAKNCKELLARGKTMSGWYTIYPHDCNAMTVLCDMDTDGGGWIVFQRRVDGSVDFYNDWNSYKRGFGSRLSEFWLGNDNIHLLSFLGSQELRIDLRDFDNNYEFALFSSFRVAGETSKYMLFIGSFVNGTAGDSLTDHNGMMFSTHDQDNDVSETNCAAAYKGAWWYRECHMSNLNGLYLKGPHETYANGVNWMTGKGHWYSYKRAEMKMRPV
- the LOC116816172 gene encoding ficolin-2-like isoform X2 yields the protein MGRAAQKTLLSLLCLAAAVCQAWDTCPDVSLVGFNSTDKLSILQGCPGIPGATGPRGDPGNAGMRGQRGPRGIPGKVGLTGPKGAPGEPQICLTGAKNCKELLARGKTMSGWYTIYPHDCNAMTVLCDMDTDGGGWIVFQRRVDGSVDFYNDWNSYKRGFGSRLSEFWLGNDNIHLLSFLGSQELRIDLRDFDNNYEFALFSSFRVAGETSKYMLFIGSFVNGTAGDSLTDHNGMMFSTHDQDNDVSETNCAAAYKGAWWYRECHMSNLNGLYLKGPHETYANGVNWMTGKGHWYSYKRAEMKMRPV